From the genome of Alkalispirochaeta americana:
CGGTCCTGCCGATCCTATCTTGCCAGCGGTGATTGCTATTTCCGATACACAATCTGCGAAAATGCCCCTGATCTTGCCGATGTCTACTCCGTTCTCTTCTCGCTGCGGGAGGAGTTGCGGGGAGAAGGCTGTGAACCTTCGGGCCGGTATCGAGAGGTTCGCATCCAGGAGCCGGAGGAGATGGAAATCCGGCGGGTTCGAAAACCCCGGGAGCCTTCATCTCCGGCGGAGCCCTTCGGGGGGCATGTGCCGAACATGTTCGATGTGGTTCGGGAAATGCGGCGTCTTGAGGAGGAGCAGAGCCAGGGGAACCAGGACGGCGAGGACTCCCCCTCCGGGGAATGATCGGGACGCCAGGAGGGGCGATCGGGCCACGGAGTGTTCAGACCTTTCCCTGAGGTGCTCTTGTGGTCGGGGAGGAAGATCCCTGTTACGATGAACTTTTGGGGTGCCGAGGATTACTCGTTGACAGCCCCGGGAAACCGTGTTCTACTTACTTTTAGAAAGAAATTAGGAGGTTCGTATGCACCGAAAAGGCATTGCCGCTCTTGTTATGGCGGGAGCGCTGTTGTTTACCTCGATCCCGATCTTTGCCGGAGGACGGGCAGAGGCAAGCGACGAGATAGTTTTGACCTGGCCCGGTATCTGGGTGGGGCAGGACTCAAAAGCTGCCGTGATGGAGGAGATTGTGGCGGAGTTCAACGAGAAGCACGCGGGAAGTATTCGCGTCGTGGTTGAGCCGCAGCCCGACTACGACGGGTACGAGGACTCGATCCGTACCCGCCTTGCCGCCGGTCAGGCCCCGGATATTTTTACCTTCAAGCTGAGCCCCACCACGGCAGCCTATTACGACAGTAATCTTCTCATGGATTTTTCCCGGGAGCTGGCGCAGGGATGGGGTGATAATTTCAACCAGGGAAACCTCCGGGCCTCCACCGTGGCGGGTGCAACCAAATCCCTGCCCTACGAGATCGGTTTTACTCCCATTTGGTATAATCAGGAGCTCTTTCAGGAGGCCGGGATAGAGAGCTTCCCCGAGACGATGGACCAGTTCTGGCGGGCCACGGAAAAATTGAAGGCTATCGGTGCCGTCCCTACCAGCCAGATGACGGGAGGAACCAATGCCTGGACCTCCATGCTCTGGTATACGCATTTTGTGGGCAGT
Proteins encoded in this window:
- a CDS encoding ABC transporter substrate-binding protein is translated as MHRKGIAALVMAGALLFTSIPIFAGGRAEASDEIVLTWPGIWVGQDSKAAVMEEIVAEFNEKHAGSIRVVVEPQPDYDGYEDSIRTRLAAGQAPDIFTFKLSPTTAAYYDSNLLMDFSRELAQGWGDNFNQGNLRASTVAGATKSLPYEIGFTPIWYNQELFQEAGIESFPETMDQFWRATEKLKAIGAVPTSQMTGGTNAWTSMLWYTHFVGSFGGPGVWERGLDDPAFEKAAAVLKRLYQDGNTTRDAIGADAGVSGGHYQAGRTAMFINGPWYIGNIRENSPEVYRATRLAAAPKAGNYHGHQVGWLHTNLAAANTTDPARREAVITFLQHLTSPENARRVSLASGSLLAIEFDIPDDVELDPLQRMFIEAGNEAAFLIDHLEASMPVDVVYEFGQALGAMVLRDLSPVEFVEMLRASL